A genomic stretch from Phoenix dactylifera cultivar Barhee BC4 unplaced genomic scaffold, palm_55x_up_171113_PBpolish2nd_filt_p 000140F, whole genome shotgun sequence includes:
- the LOC120104897 gene encoding secreted RxLR effector protein 161-like, translating into MKAFPYASLIGTLMYAQVYTRPDIAYVVGLLGRFQANPGMEHWRAAKKVLRYLEGTQDHIFKYNKSDLLEIVGYSDLDFAGCPDSRKSTSGYIFLLAGGAVSWKSSKQKMTAASTMEAELLACYDAVTRAIWLRNFIMGLQIVDSLAALYQGP; encoded by the coding sequence ATGAAAGCATTTCCATATGCTTCACTAATTGGGACTTTAATGTATGCTCAAGTCTATACCagacctgatatagcatatgTTGTGGGATTACTGGGGAGATTTCAAGCTAATCCAGGAATGGAACATTGGAGAGCTGCAAAGAAAGTATTGAGATATCTTGAAGGGACTCAAGATCATATATTCAAATACAACAAATCCGATCTCTTGGAGATAGTTGGATACTCAGACTTAGACTTTGCGGGATGTCCAGAtagtagaaagtcaacatcaggTTATATCTTTCTACTAGCTGGTGGTGCAGTCTCGTGGAAGAGTTCGAAGCAAAAGATGACAGCTGCTTCAACAATGGAGGCTGAGTTATTAGCATGCTATGATGCAGTTACACGGGCTATTTGGTTGAGAAACTTTATCATGGGCTTACAGATCGTGGACAGTTTAGCAGCACTTTATCAAGGCCCATAA